TCATGGTATCGATTCCGGCTGGGAAGCCCCGGGGATCGATGGCCCCGTTGTCATTTCGTGATCGACTACACACGCAACACTCAGGGTAGACGAACACGCCCGATGTGCGCGGAATCTGCGAGATCCGAGCGCGGATTGTGTCGCTGCGCCATCGGCGGAGGGCAACCCATTGATACCGTAGGACGGTGACTCCTTCCCCTGACGACCGCACCGACCAGGTGGACGATTCCGAGACCCCGCCGAAGAAGGCATCATCGGCGCGTGCGTCGACGGCGAAGCCGGGCGCCGCGGGTCGCCCCGCGACCAAGAAGGCGCCGGCCAAGAAGGCGCCGGCCGCGCGGACTCCTGCCAGGAAGACGACGCCGCGGACGCCGGCGAAGGCCTCGGCGGAGACCGCTGCCCCGACCGGCGAGGTCGTGATCGAACCCGCCGTCAAGCTGGTGGTCGATGCACCGACGCAGACCGCCGCGGCGGCGCGCACCACCGCCGCTGCCCGCGCGGCGGCAGCGAAGAACACCGCGGCCAGGTCAGCCGCGGCGAAGTCCACCAAGCCCGCGGCGCGCGCGGCCACGGCGAGGGCCGCGGCCACGAAGCCGGCGGTCTCAGGTGCCAAGGCGCCGGCAGCCAAGGCACCGACCGCCAAGCAGACGAGTGCGAAGACCTCCGCGGCCAAGACCGTCGCCGCGAAGTCCGCCGCGGCGAAGTCGGCGGCGGCCAAGACGACCGCTCGCACGGCATCGGCACGCTCGGCCTCGGCGAAGACAGCCGCGGCGAAGGCGGCGGCAGCCAAGGCGACCGCGGCCAAGGCTGCGGCGGCCGAGAAGGCGGCAGAGGAGAAGGCTGCAGCAGACGAGCTCGATTCGAGCCTGTCTCCGGTCGTCGAGGGCGCTCCGTCCGTCGACGATGCGACGTCCGCTCCCGAACCCGCTCGTGCTGAGGAGGCGCCGACGCCGCAGGAGCTGGTCGTCGAGGCGTCGGCCCCGGCCGAGCCTGTGGTCGAGGAGCCTGTCGCAGCCGCATCGGACGTCGAGGATCCCGCCGCCGAGCCCGCGGTCGAGGAGCTCGTGGTCGAAGAGCCGTCCGTAGAGGAGGCGGAGCTGGAAGAGGCGCTCGCCGATGCCTCCGTCGCGGACGAGGCCGTCGTCGAGACACCGGCCGACGCCGTCTCCGGAGCGGACGCGGAGTCCGACGACGCGGCATCCGACGCCGTGGGCCCGTTCGGCGAGGCGGCCGCCACCGTCGCGATCAGCATCCGCGGACTCGTCAAGCAGTTCGGCGACAACCACGCCGTCGACGGGATCGACCTCACGGTTCCCGCCGGCTCGTTCTACGGGATCGTCGGTCCGAACGGTGCGGGCAAGACCACGACCCTGTCCATCGTCGCCGGCCTCCTGCGTCCGGACGCGGGCAGCGTGGTGATCTGCGGCATCGACCAGGCCAGGCAGCCGCTCGCGGCGAAGCGGGTGATGGGTGTCCTGCCGGATCGGCTCCGCACGTTCGACCGGCTCACGGGCCGTCAGCTCCTCTACTACTACGGCCTTCTGCGCGGCCTGGCCGCGGACGTCATCGAGAAGCGTGCCGCCGACCTCGCACGCGCCTTCGACCTCGGCGATGCCCTGAGCCGTGTCGTCTCCGACTACTCGGCGGGCATGACGAAGAAGATCATGCTCGCAGGGGCCATGATCCACTCGCCGCGCGTCCTGGTGCTCGACGAGCCGTTCGAGTCGGTCGACCCCGTCTCCTCGGCGGTCATCCTCGACATCCTCCGCGCCTACGTGTCGCACGGCGGCACCGTGATCCTCTCCAGCCACGGGATGGATCTCGTCGAGCGCGTGTGCTCCCGGGTCGCGATCATCGTCGGCGGTGAGGTGCTCGCCGAGGGCACGATCGACGAGGTGCGGGCCGGGCAGACGCTCGAGTCGCGCTTCGTCGAGCTCGCCGGCTCCAGCGGAGAGGTGGAGGGGCTCGAGTGGCTGCACACGTTCTCCGACTGAGGTTCGCACTTCTGATCGGATCGCTGCGCGGAGAACGTCGGGTGCGCACCCTCGTCACCTTCGCCGCGGTCGTCGCGGTCACGGTGGCCGTGTGCCTCGCCGTCTTCAGCCTCGCCGACGCTCCGGTGCCGGTCGCCCGCGCCGTCACCGTGCTCGGGGGAGCAGCGCTCCTGCTCGGCTTCCTCGTCGGACCGATCCTCGTCGGCGCGGTGGACCAGCTCGATCCGCGCCGGTTCGCCGTCTTCGGCGTCGACGAGCGACGGATGCCCTGGGTCCTCACCCTCGCCGCCTTCGTGAGCGTGCCGAGCCTGGCGCTCCTCGCCGTGTACATCAGCGTCTGCATCGTCGCCATCGAACTGGGCGCCCCGTGGCCGCTGGCCGTGCTCATGACGATCGTCGGCGTGGTCACCACGGTGCTCACGGCTCGCGTCGGCATGGCGATCAACGCGCTGCTGCTCCCGGAGCGCCGTTCCCGCGAGCTCACCGCACTGTTCGCGCTCGCTCTCATCGTGATCGCCTTCCCCGTGGCGGTCTTCTTCGCCTCACTGCGCTGGGACGGACACGTTCCGGCATCGCTAGCAGCGCTGACCACCAGTGTCGGATTCACTCCGCTCGCCGCGTCGCCCGGCTTCCTCTTCGCGGTCGCCGCCGACGCCTCGGCGATGGCCTGGATCAGTGGGCTCGTCGCCGTGGCGACCGCGATTCTGCTGTGGGTCGTGTGGGCCTGGCTCGTCCGCCGTCTCCTGACGACCACCGAACGTCCCGTGGCATCCCGCGAGCGGACCGGTCTCGGCTGGTTCGGGCTTCTCCCTTCGAACGCCTTCGGCGCGATCGCCGCACGCAGCCTCGTCTACTGGCTGCGTGACCGCCGATACATCATGAACACCATCGTGGTCCCCGTGGCGGGCGTGCTGACGATCCTCCCGCTGATCGTCGCCGGCGTTCCTCTCGAGATCGCCGCGCTCGTCCCGGTCCCCGTGATGGCGCTGTTCTTCGGATGGCTGCCGCACAACGACGTCGCCTACGACTCCACCGCGCTGTGGACGCATGTCGCCAGCGGCATCCGCGGCCTCCCGGATCGGCTCGGCCGACTCGTGCCGGTGCTGCTGGTGGCCATCCCCGTGCTCGCGATCGCCATCCCGCTCACGCTGCTGCTGATCGGGGACTGGCGTCTGCTGCTGCCGCTCACCGGTCTCGCCGGCAGCCTGCTGTTCTCCGCGCTCGGCATCTCGAGCATCGTCTCCGTCGTCGCTCCCTACGCCGTGTCGCGACCGGGCGACAGCCCGTTCCAGCAGCCGCAGCGGCCGACCTCGCGCGGCATCTACGGCCCGGCGGCCGCCTTCCTCGGCGCGATCGTGCTGAGCCTGCCGACCGCCTGGCTGTTCGCTCTGACGATCGCCGAGGGCTCGTCGTACGCGCCGGCCGCTTTCTGGGTCGGGCTGCTGTCGGGCCTGGTCGTGCTCTGGCTCGGCGCCGTCATCGGCGGACGCATCTTCGAGCGCAGCGGGGAGCGGTTGATGGAGTTCGTCGAGACCGCGTGACGACCGCCCGCAGGCGACTCGACGCGGCTAGACTCACGGGATGAGTACTCCGCTGGACAGCCCCGATCAGGGCGGCGTGGCAACGCTTGATCGCGAACTGGAAGAGCTTCTCCGCGAGGAGAACCTCGAACCGGGCGACCATGAGCGCTTCTCGCATTATGTGAAGAAGGACAAGATCCTCGAGTCGGCGATCACCGGCAAGCCGGTGCGCGCCCTGTGCGGCAAGAAGTGGACGCCGGGTCGTGACCCGGAGAAGTTCCCGATCTGCCCCACGTGCAAGGAGATCTACGAGTCGATGGTCGGCTGAGCCGACCCGATTCAGCGCGCCTCGACGTAGACCGTCGGGATCGCCGGGTCCGACTTGCTGAGGGCGAGAGCCCGCACCGGGAGCTCCTCGCGCACGCGCAGATGATGCGCGCGCGCCGCAGCGGTACCGGCCACGCCCTCGTGAGCGGTGTCGATGTCGCCCGCCTCGACGAACGTCACCTGCAGCGGACGACCGTCCGGATGCTCGGCAGGCGTGTCCAGCTCTTCGAATCCATCGGAGACGACCACGGTCTCCGCAGAGGCGACGCCGTCGGCGAGGGTGCGGAACGCCGCCTTCCGTCCGCCATACGAGGCCTTGTCGGCCGAGGCCTTCGCCACCCCGATCCAGGCGCCGGTGGAGTCCTGCCTGGCCACGAGCTTGTAGACCATGCTCGCGGTCGGGTAGCCCGAGCCCGTCACGACGGAGGTACCCACGCCGTAGGCGTCGACAGGCGAGGCCGCGAGGGCCGCGATCGCGTACTCGTCGAGATCGCTGGTCACGGTGATGCGCGTGTTCGTGGCGCCGAGCTCGTCGAGCTGCGCGCGGACCTCTCCGGCCACGATCGGAAGGTCGCCGGAGTCGATGCGCACACCGCCCAGGTCGGTGCCCGCGATGCGGATCGCGGTCTCGACGCCCGTGCGGATGTCGTAGGTGTCGACGAGGAGAGTCGTGCCTACGCCCATGCTCTCGACCTGCGCGCGGAAGGCGTCCTCCTCGGAGTCGTGCAGCAGAGTCCAGGAGTGCGCGGCGGTGCCCATCGTGGGGATGCCCCAGCTGCGGCCGGCCTCGAGGTTGCTGGTCGCACCGAAGCCGGCGATGTAGGCGGCACGCGCCGCGGCGACGGCGGACCGCTCGGCGGCGCGACGGGAACCCATCTCGGCCAGCGGGCGCTCTCCGGCGGCGATGCTCATGCGCGCGGCGGCGGTCGCCACGGCGGAGTCGTGGTTGAGCACGCTCAAGGCGAGGGTCTCGAGGATCACGGCGTCGGCGAAGGTGCCCTCGACGGTGAGGATCGGCGACCCGGGGAAGTAGAGCTCGCCCTCGCGGTAGCCGCTGATCGACCCCGTGAAGCGGTAGTCCTCGAGGTGCTTCAGCGACGCGGCATCCACGACCTCCTCGTCGCGCAGGAACCGCAGCTCGTCGTCGCCGAAGCGGAACTCACGGAGCAGTCCGAGCAGGCGCCCGGTTCCGGCCACCACACCGAAGCGGCGGCCGCCGGAGAGGCGGCGGGAGAACAGCTCGAAGACGCTCGGACGGAAGGCCGTCCCGTCCCGGAGCGAGGCCGCGAGCATCGTGAGCTCATAGCGATCGGTGAGCAGCGCCGTCGACGTGGTCATGCGCTCAGCATAGTGAGGCCCGGTAGGCTGGGGAGTCATGAACGACGCGCCGATCGGAATCTTCGACTCCGGTGTCGGCGGGCTCACGGTGGCCAGAGCCATCCGCGCCCAGCTGCCCCGTGAATCGTTCGTGTACATCGGCGACACGGCGCACTCGCCGTACGGCCCGAAGCCCATCGCCGACGTGCGCCGCTACGCTCTCGAGGTGCTCGACACGCTCGTCGATCAGGGCGTGAAGATGCTCGTGATCGCCTGCAACACGGCATCCGCCGCCATGCTGCGCGATGCTCGCGAGCGCTACGACATCCCCGTCGTCGAGGTGATCGGCCCGGCGGTGCGCCGCGCGGTGTCGACGACGCGCAACGGGCGCGTCGGAGTGATCGGTACCGTCGGCACGATCGGTTCGCGCGCGTACCAGGACATGCTCGAGGTGAACGAGCGCTTGGAGGTGTTCACGGCGGCATGCCCGCGGTTCGTCGAGTTCGTCGAGGCCGGGATCACGGGAACCCCTGAGGTGCTCGCCGTCGCCGAGGAGTATCTCGCGCCGCTGCGGGACGCCGGTGTCGACACGCTTGTGCTCGGCTGCACCCACTACCCGTTCCTGCGTGGGGCGATCAGCTACGTCATGGGCGAGGGCGTCACGCTCGTCTCGAGCGACGACGAGACGGCGGGGGATGTCTACCGGCAGCTGGTCCGCGGCGACCTGCTGGCCTCGCCGGATGCGGCCTCGACCTACGTCTACGAGGCGACCGGAGCGTCCGCCGACGACTTCACCGCCCTGGCGAACCGACTGATGGGCCGCGAGGTCCGCGACGTGCAGCTCGTGCAGACCGGCGTGATCACTCTTCCCGAGTCCGTCTCCGAATCCCTCTGATCCGGCTCGACCACCCCTACCCGAAAGAAGCACATGACCGACATCGTCCGGGCCGACGGCCGCTCCACCGACCAGCTCCGCGAGATCACGATCGAGCGCGGCTGGAGCGCGCACGCCGAAGGCTCCGCACTGATCAGCTTCGGCGGCACGAAGGTGCTGTGCACGGCATCCTTCACCAACGGCGTGCCGCGCTGGCTCACCGGCAAGGGCAAGGGCTGGGTCACGGCCGAGTACTCGATGCTGCCGCGCGCCACGAACAGCCGCAACGACCGCGAGAGCGTGAAGGGCCGCATCGGCGGACGCACGCACGAGATCTCCCGGCTCATCGGCCGGGCCCTGCGCGCGGTCGTCGACACCAAGGCGCTCGGCGAGAACACGATCGTCATCGACTGCGATGTGCTGCAGGCCGACGGCGGCACCCGGACCGCGGCGATCACCGGCGCCTACGTCGCCCTCGCGGACGCGATCGAGTGGGGTCGCGAGAAGAAGTTCATCGGCAAGAACTCGACCCCTCTGCTCGACTCCGTCGCTGCGGTGTCCGTCGGCATCATCGACGGCGAGCCGATGCTCGATCTGGCCTATGTCGAAGACGTGCGCGCCGAGACCGACATGAACGTGGTCGTCACCGGCCGCGGTCTCTTCGTCGAGGTGCAGGGCACGGCCGAGGGCGCTCCCTTCGACAAGCGCGAGCTGGATGCGCTGCTCGAGCTCGGCCTCGCCGGCTGCGCCGACCTGAAGGATCACCAGCTGACGGCGCTGGCCGCCGCGGCAGGCGAATGACGATGAAGGTCGTCCTCGCGACCCACAACCCGCACAAGGTCGCGGAGTTCCAGCAGATCGTCGCGCAGACGCGTCCGGATCTCGAGATCGTCGGCTACGACGGTCCCGAGCCGGTCGAAGACGGCGTGACGTTCGCCGCGAACGCGCTGATCAAGGCGCGCGCCGCGGCAGCCCACACCGGCCTCGCCGCGCTGGCCGACGACTCCGGGAT
This genomic interval from Microbacterium sp. LWH11-1.2 contains the following:
- a CDS encoding ATP-binding cassette domain-containing protein, which codes for MTPSPDDRTDQVDDSETPPKKASSARASTAKPGAAGRPATKKAPAKKAPAARTPARKTTPRTPAKASAETAAPTGEVVIEPAVKLVVDAPTQTAAAARTTAAARAAAAKNTAARSAAAKSTKPAARAATARAAATKPAVSGAKAPAAKAPTAKQTSAKTSAAKTVAAKSAAAKSAAAKTTARTASARSASAKTAAAKAAAAKATAAKAAAAEKAAEEKAAADELDSSLSPVVEGAPSVDDATSAPEPARAEEAPTPQELVVEASAPAEPVVEEPVAAASDVEDPAAEPAVEELVVEEPSVEEAELEEALADASVADEAVVETPADAVSGADAESDDAASDAVGPFGEAAATVAISIRGLVKQFGDNHAVDGIDLTVPAGSFYGIVGPNGAGKTTTLSIVAGLLRPDAGSVVICGIDQARQPLAAKRVMGVLPDRLRTFDRLTGRQLLYYYGLLRGLAADVIEKRAADLARAFDLGDALSRVVSDYSAGMTKKIMLAGAMIHSPRVLVLDEPFESVDPVSSAVILDILRAYVSHGGTVILSSHGMDLVERVCSRVAIIVGGEVLAEGTIDEVRAGQTLESRFVELAGSSGEVEGLEWLHTFSD
- a CDS encoding DUF3039 domain-containing protein, which encodes MSTPLDSPDQGGVATLDRELEELLREENLEPGDHERFSHYVKKDKILESAITGKPVRALCGKKWTPGRDPEKFPICPTCKEIYESMVG
- a CDS encoding nicotinate phosphoribosyltransferase; translated protein: MTTSTALLTDRYELTMLAASLRDGTAFRPSVFELFSRRLSGGRRFGVVAGTGRLLGLLREFRFGDDELRFLRDEEVVDAASLKHLEDYRFTGSISGYREGELYFPGSPILTVEGTFADAVILETLALSVLNHDSAVATAAARMSIAAGERPLAEMGSRRAAERSAVAAARAAYIAGFGATSNLEAGRSWGIPTMGTAAHSWTLLHDSEEDAFRAQVESMGVGTTLLVDTYDIRTGVETAIRIAGTDLGGVRIDSGDLPIVAGEVRAQLDELGATNTRITVTSDLDEYAIAALAASPVDAYGVGTSVVTGSGYPTASMVYKLVARQDSTGAWIGVAKASADKASYGGRKAAFRTLADGVASAETVVVSDGFEELDTPAEHPDGRPLQVTFVEAGDIDTAHEGVAGTAAARAHHLRVREELPVRALALSKSDPAIPTVYVEAR
- the murI gene encoding glutamate racemase; this encodes MNDAPIGIFDSGVGGLTVARAIRAQLPRESFVYIGDTAHSPYGPKPIADVRRYALEVLDTLVDQGVKMLVIACNTASAAMLRDARERYDIPVVEVIGPAVRRAVSTTRNGRVGVIGTVGTIGSRAYQDMLEVNERLEVFTAACPRFVEFVEAGITGTPEVLAVAEEYLAPLRDAGVDTLVLGCTHYPFLRGAISYVMGEGVTLVSSDDETAGDVYRQLVRGDLLASPDAASTYVYEATGASADDFTALANRLMGREVRDVQLVQTGVITLPESVSESL
- the rph gene encoding ribonuclease PH, yielding MTDIVRADGRSTDQLREITIERGWSAHAEGSALISFGGTKVLCTASFTNGVPRWLTGKGKGWVTAEYSMLPRATNSRNDRESVKGRIGGRTHEISRLIGRALRAVVDTKALGENTIVIDCDVLQADGGTRTAAITGAYVALADAIEWGREKKFIGKNSTPLLDSVAAVSVGIIDGEPMLDLAYVEDVRAETDMNVVVTGRGLFVEVQGTAEGAPFDKRELDALLELGLAGCADLKDHQLTALAAAAGE